One window of Branchiostoma lanceolatum isolate klBraLanc5 chromosome 6, klBraLanc5.hap2, whole genome shotgun sequence genomic DNA carries:
- the LOC136437034 gene encoding cyclin-dependent kinase 11B-like isoform X1 has product MSSSDKQQQQQNTSAGEKWRVKTLDEILEEKRRRKERQTMEQGSKGDHSGHLEEGELEDEWAPHRAQEASTDPYRHIENGELQEKKGREGVTEGGGSDDERMEEGLDIKPPQPKKDSRSSHHSHKDRRKDKHRDRSQRRKRSLSKEGADYGPTRQKRRSKEPERADHKERRHARPADFAARGRMQKQPYRERERPRERPDAPREPEPWRRDRVGPRPEREPPRGERMVPRQVDRERERPRSKEDLRRKERRDVAPPQSSRSGPSRKREGERSPARPARDEQDSRAPPKYESPKVKEHDEPQSADERVQTPPKEEEEEERGMEEDREERSESSGEGSSGEESGSEGEGSEGEGSEEGEESGDESGSSSSSSEDEDSGEESGSGDNQGSERSGSERSISPDHAENKTHHVHVKSKFDEESGGSEEEEDQSEPPSEDEYVVADSPPESPPELKPEIPPYLPAIMGCRNVEEFSCLNRIEEGTYGVVYRAKDKKTGEIVALKRLKMEKEKEGFPITSLREINTLLKAQHPNIVTVREIVVGSNMDKIYIVMDYVEHDLKSLMETMKQPFLVGETKTLLIQLLRAVQHLHDNWILHRDLKTSNLLLSHKGILKVGDFGLAREYGSPLKPYTPIVVTLWYRAPELLLGVKEYSTHIDLWSVGCIFAEFLTMKPLWSGKSEIDQLNKIFKDLGTPSERIWPGYNELPAVKKCTFAEYPYNNLRSRFGAYLSDLGFELLNKFLTYCPSKRITAEDALKHEFFRESPQPVDPSMFPTWPAKSEQTTTRVKRGSSPRPPEGGLGYAQQLAEDGDIETGLGFHFNTSQQGVSAKGAGFNLKF; this is encoded by the exons GGGAGCTGGAAGATGAATGGGCCCCGCACAGAGCACAAGAGGCCAGTACAGATCCCTACAGGCACATAGAAAATG GTGAGCTACAGGAGAAGAAAGGGAGGGAAGGAGTGACGGAAGGAGGCGGAAGTGATGATGAAAGGATGGAGGAAGGACTGGACATCAAACCTCCACAGCCCAAGAAAGATAGCAG GTCATCGCACCATTCCCATAAGGACAGAAGGAAGGACAAACACCGTGACAGATCCCAGCGCAGGAAGCGATCGCTGTCCAAGGAAGGCGCCGACTACGGTCCCACCAGGCAGAAGCGGCGCAGCAAGGAACCCGAGAGGGCAGACCACAAGGAGCGTCGGCACGCCAGGCCGGCAGACTTCGCAGCCAGGGGTCGAATGCAGAAGCAGCCGTATCGCGAACGTGAACGTCCGCGGGAAAGACCAGACGCACCGAGGGAACCAGAGCCGTGGAGACGGGATAGAGTCGGGCCTCGCCCGGAGAGGGAACCTCCGCGAGGCGAAAGGATGGTGCCACGTCAGGTCGACAGGGAGAGGGAACGCCCACGGTCAAAGGAAGACTTGAGGAGGAAGGAGCGAAGGGACGTTGCTCCTCCACAGAGCAGCCGTAGCGGACCGAGTCGTAAACGGGAAGGGGAGCGAAGCCCTGCAAGACCAGCCCGTGATGAACAGGACTCACGGGCGCCACCCAAGTACGAATCACCAAAGGTGAAAGAGCACGATGAGCCACAGAGTGCAGACGAGAGGGTGCAAACACCGCcaaaggaggaggaggaagaggaaagAGGGATGGAGGAGGACAGGGAGGAGAGAAGCGAGAGTTCAGGGGAGGGGTCATCAGGGGAGGAGTCAGGGTCAGAAGGCGAGGGGTCAGAGGGTGAGGGGTCAGAGGAAGGAGAGGAGAGCGGGGATGAGTCAGGTTCAAGCAGCTCGTCTTCTGAGGATGAGGATTCTGGGGAGGAATCTGGATCGGGGGACAACCAAGGCAGCGAGAGATCAGGCAGCGAGAGATCCATCAGCCCGGATCACGCCGAGAACAAAACCCACCACGTCCACGTCAAATCCAAGTTTGACGAAGAATCCGGGGGGAGCGAGGAAGAAGAGGACCAATCAGAGCCACCCTCTGAGGATGAGTATGTGGTTGCAGATTCCCCTCCGGAGTCGCCACCGGAGCTGAAGCCTGAGATCCCCCCGTACCTCCCGGCCATCATGGGCTGCCGCAACGTCGAAGAGTTCTCCTGCCTCAACAGAATAGAGGAAGGCACGTACGGAGTTGTGTACCGTGCAAAGGACAAGAAGACGGGAGAGATCGTCGCTCTCAAGCGACTTAAAATGGAGAAGGAAAAGGAAGGGTTCCCCATCACCTCGCTGCGCGAGATCAACACCCTTCTGAAAGCGCAGCACCCGAATATCGTGACAGTACGCGAGATCGTGGTCGGCAGCAACATGGATAAGATCTACATCGTCATGGATTACGTCGAGCACGACTTGAAGTCGCTGATGGAGACGATGAAGCAACCGTTCCTCGTCGGAGAGACGAAGACGCTGCTGATCCAGCTACTCCGAGCAGTCCAGCATCTCCACGACAACTGGATCCTCCATCGCGACCTGAAGACGTCCAACCTCCTCCTCTCCCACAAGGGCATCCTCAAGGTTGGGGATTTCGGGTTGGCGCGCGAATACGGCTCCCCGTTGAAACCGTACACACCAATTGTCGTTACGCTGTGGTACCGTGCTCCGGAACTCTTGCTCGGGGTGAAGGAATACTCCACACACATCGATCTGtggtcggtcgggtgcatctTTGCAGAGTTTCTCACCATGAAGCCCCTTTGGTCGGGAAAGTCAGAGATCGACCAACTGAACAAGATCTTCAAAGACCTGGGTACTCCTAGCGAGAGAATCTGGCCTGGCTATAACGAACTCCCAGCTGTGAAGAAATGTACATTTGCGGAGTATCCTTACAACAACCTCCGCAGTCGATTCGGAGCGTACCTTTCAGATCTAGGCTTTGAACTCCTCAACAAGTTCCTCACGTACTGTCCCTCGAAGAGGATCACGGCGGAAGACGCTCTGAAGCACGAGTTTTTCCGCGAGTCGCCGCAGCCGGTGGACCCGAGCATGTTCCCAACATGGCCGGCGAAGAGCGAACAGACGACGACACGGGTGAAAAGGGGAAGCAGCCCGCGGCCGCCCGAAGGAGGCCTGGGTTACGCCCAACAGTTGGCTGAAGACGGGGACATTGAAACAGGGCTGGGCTTTCACTTCAACACATCTCAGCAAGGCGTGTCTGCTAAGGGGGCGGGCTTCAACCTGAAGTTCTAG
- the LOC136437034 gene encoding cyclin-dependent kinase 11B-like isoform X2 has translation MSSSDKQQQQQNTSAGEKWRVKTLDEILEEKRRRKERQTMEQGSKGDHSGHLEEGELQEKKGREGVTEGGGSDDERMEEGLDIKPPQPKKDSRSSHHSHKDRRKDKHRDRSQRRKRSLSKEGADYGPTRQKRRSKEPERADHKERRHARPADFAARGRMQKQPYRERERPRERPDAPREPEPWRRDRVGPRPEREPPRGERMVPRQVDRERERPRSKEDLRRKERRDVAPPQSSRSGPSRKREGERSPARPARDEQDSRAPPKYESPKVKEHDEPQSADERVQTPPKEEEEEERGMEEDREERSESSGEGSSGEESGSEGEGSEGEGSEEGEESGDESGSSSSSSEDEDSGEESGSGDNQGSERSGSERSISPDHAENKTHHVHVKSKFDEESGGSEEEEDQSEPPSEDEYVVADSPPESPPELKPEIPPYLPAIMGCRNVEEFSCLNRIEEGTYGVVYRAKDKKTGEIVALKRLKMEKEKEGFPITSLREINTLLKAQHPNIVTVREIVVGSNMDKIYIVMDYVEHDLKSLMETMKQPFLVGETKTLLIQLLRAVQHLHDNWILHRDLKTSNLLLSHKGILKVGDFGLAREYGSPLKPYTPIVVTLWYRAPELLLGVKEYSTHIDLWSVGCIFAEFLTMKPLWSGKSEIDQLNKIFKDLGTPSERIWPGYNELPAVKKCTFAEYPYNNLRSRFGAYLSDLGFELLNKFLTYCPSKRITAEDALKHEFFRESPQPVDPSMFPTWPAKSEQTTTRVKRGSSPRPPEGGLGYAQQLAEDGDIETGLGFHFNTSQQGVSAKGAGFNLKF, from the exons GTGAGCTACAGGAGAAGAAAGGGAGGGAAGGAGTGACGGAAGGAGGCGGAAGTGATGATGAAAGGATGGAGGAAGGACTGGACATCAAACCTCCACAGCCCAAGAAAGATAGCAG GTCATCGCACCATTCCCATAAGGACAGAAGGAAGGACAAACACCGTGACAGATCCCAGCGCAGGAAGCGATCGCTGTCCAAGGAAGGCGCCGACTACGGTCCCACCAGGCAGAAGCGGCGCAGCAAGGAACCCGAGAGGGCAGACCACAAGGAGCGTCGGCACGCCAGGCCGGCAGACTTCGCAGCCAGGGGTCGAATGCAGAAGCAGCCGTATCGCGAACGTGAACGTCCGCGGGAAAGACCAGACGCACCGAGGGAACCAGAGCCGTGGAGACGGGATAGAGTCGGGCCTCGCCCGGAGAGGGAACCTCCGCGAGGCGAAAGGATGGTGCCACGTCAGGTCGACAGGGAGAGGGAACGCCCACGGTCAAAGGAAGACTTGAGGAGGAAGGAGCGAAGGGACGTTGCTCCTCCACAGAGCAGCCGTAGCGGACCGAGTCGTAAACGGGAAGGGGAGCGAAGCCCTGCAAGACCAGCCCGTGATGAACAGGACTCACGGGCGCCACCCAAGTACGAATCACCAAAGGTGAAAGAGCACGATGAGCCACAGAGTGCAGACGAGAGGGTGCAAACACCGCcaaaggaggaggaggaagaggaaagAGGGATGGAGGAGGACAGGGAGGAGAGAAGCGAGAGTTCAGGGGAGGGGTCATCAGGGGAGGAGTCAGGGTCAGAAGGCGAGGGGTCAGAGGGTGAGGGGTCAGAGGAAGGAGAGGAGAGCGGGGATGAGTCAGGTTCAAGCAGCTCGTCTTCTGAGGATGAGGATTCTGGGGAGGAATCTGGATCGGGGGACAACCAAGGCAGCGAGAGATCAGGCAGCGAGAGATCCATCAGCCCGGATCACGCCGAGAACAAAACCCACCACGTCCACGTCAAATCCAAGTTTGACGAAGAATCCGGGGGGAGCGAGGAAGAAGAGGACCAATCAGAGCCACCCTCTGAGGATGAGTATGTGGTTGCAGATTCCCCTCCGGAGTCGCCACCGGAGCTGAAGCCTGAGATCCCCCCGTACCTCCCGGCCATCATGGGCTGCCGCAACGTCGAAGAGTTCTCCTGCCTCAACAGAATAGAGGAAGGCACGTACGGAGTTGTGTACCGTGCAAAGGACAAGAAGACGGGAGAGATCGTCGCTCTCAAGCGACTTAAAATGGAGAAGGAAAAGGAAGGGTTCCCCATCACCTCGCTGCGCGAGATCAACACCCTTCTGAAAGCGCAGCACCCGAATATCGTGACAGTACGCGAGATCGTGGTCGGCAGCAACATGGATAAGATCTACATCGTCATGGATTACGTCGAGCACGACTTGAAGTCGCTGATGGAGACGATGAAGCAACCGTTCCTCGTCGGAGAGACGAAGACGCTGCTGATCCAGCTACTCCGAGCAGTCCAGCATCTCCACGACAACTGGATCCTCCATCGCGACCTGAAGACGTCCAACCTCCTCCTCTCCCACAAGGGCATCCTCAAGGTTGGGGATTTCGGGTTGGCGCGCGAATACGGCTCCCCGTTGAAACCGTACACACCAATTGTCGTTACGCTGTGGTACCGTGCTCCGGAACTCTTGCTCGGGGTGAAGGAATACTCCACACACATCGATCTGtggtcggtcgggtgcatctTTGCAGAGTTTCTCACCATGAAGCCCCTTTGGTCGGGAAAGTCAGAGATCGACCAACTGAACAAGATCTTCAAAGACCTGGGTACTCCTAGCGAGAGAATCTGGCCTGGCTATAACGAACTCCCAGCTGTGAAGAAATGTACATTTGCGGAGTATCCTTACAACAACCTCCGCAGTCGATTCGGAGCGTACCTTTCAGATCTAGGCTTTGAACTCCTCAACAAGTTCCTCACGTACTGTCCCTCGAAGAGGATCACGGCGGAAGACGCTCTGAAGCACGAGTTTTTCCGCGAGTCGCCGCAGCCGGTGGACCCGAGCATGTTCCCAACATGGCCGGCGAAGAGCGAACAGACGACGACACGGGTGAAAAGGGGAAGCAGCCCGCGGCCGCCCGAAGGAGGCCTGGGTTACGCCCAACAGTTGGCTGAAGACGGGGACATTGAAACAGGGCTGGGCTTTCACTTCAACACATCTCAGCAAGGCGTGTCTGCTAAGGGGGCGGGCTTCAACCTGAAGTTCTAG